TGTCCTTTATATTCTTGTAGTTTTTAATAAACTCCTCAAGTTCAGGTGTCCTATCGTGAGAAATCTTCACCTTTTCTCCCACTCCATCAAAACTTAAATCATCTTCCTCATCGCGTTCATCCTCCACTATCATATTGTGCATAATGACACAAGCCCTCATGATTTGTCCGAGGGTGTCTTCATCCCAAAATCGAGCTGGCCCCCTAACGATAGCGAAATGAGCCTGCAGAACCCCAAATGCTCGTTCCACGTCCTTCCTACAAGCTTCTTGGGCAGCTGCAAAATATTTCTTCTTGTTACCTTGTGGTTCAGGTATGGTCTTCACAAATGTGGCCCATGAGGGATATATGCCATCGGTAAGATAATAACCCAATGTATATTCATTATTATTAATGGTATAATTCACCTCTGGAGCTTGACCTTCGGCTAGCCGTGCAAATAAAGATGACCGGTGCAAAACGTTGATGTCATTGTGGGAACCTGGCATCCCAAAGAAAGCATGCCAAATCCAAAGATCTTTATCGGCAACAGCTTCAAGTATAATTGTAGGCTCATGCACATGCCCGGTGTACATACCTTGCCATGCTGAAGGACAATTTTTCCACCTCCAATGCATACAATCAATCGACCCAAGCATATCGGGAAAACCTCTATTCTCTCCAGTTGCAAGTAATCTAGTGGTATCATCTTCATTAGGTGATCTCAAGTACTCATCTCCGAAAACCTCCACAACAGCACTGACAAACCTTCTCAGACTCTCAATAGCAGTACTTTCACCAATACGGACATAATCATCTGTAGCATCAGCTGCTACTCCATAAGTTAACATCCGAAATGCTGCGGTGATCTTTTGCAGACTAGAAAGGCCAAGTATACCGGCAGCATTTCTTTTCTGCACGAAATATTGATCGTGTTGTTCTACGGCATTCCATATGCGTACAAATAGTGTACGCCTCATTCGAAACCTGAAATTAAAAAGTGATGAGACACATATAATGGATTTATAAAAAATGATCCAAATAATTCTATTGTTTACATACCTTCGTCTAAAATAACTATGTCCGTATGTTGGATCATCTGAAAAATAATCTTGATATAACCTATGATGCCCTGCCTGTCTGTCTCGCCGAAGTACTCGATGCCCTAGGATAGAACCACGATGTCTTGTTTCATCATCAGACTCATCCGCATTCATGGCCACATGAGTAACAGAGAGGAGGaaatcatcatcgtcgtcatctGACGACGAATCCATCACCAGCTGCATGGAAAGGCTTCGTCGACTCATATCGAATCTGTTTTACCTATCTCCAATTGGAGTTGGAGATCGCGGGGACTCCTTTTCCTATGCACGGGCGTGACcttctggcggcggcggcgagggagatcAGAGTGCAGGTGCTGTGCGGCAATGGAGATTGGAGAGGGAAGGTGCTGTGCGTGAGGGGGCAAGCCGCAGCCCAATTATGGGCCTAATTTTAATATGGGCCTAATTATAATGATGTGGTCTTTTTTGAAATATTGGGGACTAGTTATTAGCATTTTGATGTGGGTTGATATGTTTTTGGGAGAAATGTTTTTAGGGAGAGCCCCCAATACATTGTTTTGGTGAAGAATTTTTTGGCAAActtttggagttgctcttacaaCCCTTCGGGGCTAATTAAACACCACTATCAGGTGACCAGTGTGAAGAGAGGTGAAACCAGCTGTGCTAACACATAAATAAATTTTCTGATGGCACACAAGGATTTTACACTACACGATTCAGTCACGAGTAAGAGATGTTTTCATATAAGTCAATCACTGCCCTTTACTAGTACTTATATAACCTATGCTGCCACAAACGTCAATCATTGCTTCTAGTAATTTTAAGAGATGTAAGTGTTAGAAGTATGCAACTCACTCTTTGAGAAGTCCaataattctaaatttaattatatttataaaaatactaatatttatatctttaaataaatctaatataaaaatatattagatGGATAATCAAATGGTATTTATTGTTATAGATATTGCTAGCTAAAATATGATATCAAAGACCATATACCTGTTGGACTTGTATGTGAGATTGGAGAAGGTAAGATGCAATATCTTATTTGTGACAAGAATGATAGTTTGCTAAGTACACACGGAGCATCTCTGAGTCTTGAAAATGAGGAAAGATCAAGGAGTTTGCTATAATTTGGGTATGATTTGGTAGATAGTCATCACATCCTGACATAAACGCGGACATCAGCGCCCGCCGGCCCGTGTTGAATATGCTATCCATGACAGCTGGCCGGATGGTCCTCTCCCAcccagtggcggatctagaatttctaaatagggtattctaaaaaaaatagccAGCTGCAATGGTCTAAATGAAGTATTTTGGTTCAAACATACTGAGTATACATACCAAATTACCTATGCATATATTTCATTTATTTTTCTAGCAGCAGGGTATTCCTGCGAATACGAGGGCATCAATACTAGGTCCGCCCCCTGCTCCCACCATCTAAAAAAATGCAACTTATTCTCCAAGaagtcaaataattttaaatttaattatatttataaaaaatactaatatctatatcttcaaataaatctaatataaaaatatattagatGACTAATCAAATGGTATTTATTTTGCAATataataattttaattaaatttaaaattatttgatttatggaAAAACCATAGTTGCATTCTTTCTGGAGTACTTGGCGCAGACCACATACCTCGTTAAGTGTACCTAATAAAAATAAGATTTGTTTAGAGAATAAACAGGAGAGGACAGATAAGCAAGATGTGACAAGAaatttaataaataaataaataaagggAAAAACGTACACAAGGAATAGGAACTAACAAAATAGGAACAGCACAAGCAGAACCAAAGAGCTCTGACCTCTGAGGCTCCTCTACTGAGTCGTCTCTTCCCACACGGCCTCAGCGGTGTGATTGCAGCTAATAGAATTACATATATTTGCCAGTTAAGTAGTACTTATATTTGCATTCTTTAATTAGTTCAAGTTCTAATGTAATACTCACATAGATACCGAGTAATCTTTATTCGGTTGTGACACtagttaatatatatatatatatatatcttttaaTTCTGATTCATAGTTTTTCCCTTTACATCACACCTCCATTGTGTTTTACATGTGATTAAAATCTAGGATAGACCTAATGATGATTAGAGTCTATCGAATTGACAGTAGGCTATTCttggattttatttttttgaaaagaattcTTGGATTTTATGATCATCTGGAACCTGTATCATTTTTTCTAACATATTTTGGAGGAGTAATATGACAGCTCCAAAATGATTATCTAATAACGATTCGTGATACTAGTCCATCAATCCGTCCTCTTGCAGCAGTGTAATTTTAAGAGACATAAGTGTTGAAGATTTAGATAAATATGAAACCACAAGTAATGAAATTTTCTTATGTTTGCGCTCCCACTAATTCATGTTCTAATATAATACTTACATAGTTATCTCAATCCGGTTATGAGAAGACTTTAGTCATAGATTACCCTTTGTGCTTGTCCATTTGCATTACAAGTCTATAGTTAAAACCTTTTTTTGAACTACGTGTTTTGACATGGAAATCTACAGGCTCATTTTTCGTGGTGTGCATGATGACATACATCATGCTTGTATACTTCGAGTTAGTTTTTTCTATGTTAAAAATTAGAAGGGCGGGTGATTTGGATGATAGGGCATGTGATGTGTATAGGCCAATTTTGGTATATTGTTATAGATATTGCTAGCTAAAGTATGATATCAAAGACCATATACCTGTTGGACTTGTACCTGAGATTGGAGAAGGTAAGATGCAATATCTTATTTTATTTGCGACAAGAATGATAGTTTGCTAAGTACACACAGAGCATCTCGAGTCTTGAAAATGAGGAAAGATCAGGGAGTTTGCTATAATTTGGGTATGATTTGATAGATAGACATCACATCCAGACATTAAGTGCGGACATTAGCGCCCGCGGGCCCGCGTTTAGATAGACATCACATCCAGACATTAGTGCGGACATTAGCGTCCGCGGGCCCACGTTGAATGTGCTATCCATGACAGCTGGCCGGTTGGTACTCTCCCACCATCTAAaggggtgtttagttcccaaaaaatttcacctcgaaatttgtgTCTTTTCTTTTAGACATATTCAATTTGTGTCTTTTCTTTTAGACATATTCATGAAGCGCTAAATAtaattactccctccatattgaAATACTTGACGTTTTGGACAAGGgcacggtctccaaaacacaactttgactaattatttatattaaaatatttatcaaagagtgatatatgtatatttttatgaaagtatttttcaagatgaatctattcatataatttttatattttcaaactcaacaacttgagATTTATTCATCATTTATATTCCCGAGGTTTGACTCAAACCTTGTCCAAAACGTCAAGTATTTtaatatggagggagtaaacaataaaactaattgcacagtttggatgtaaatgacgagatgaatcttttgagtctaattagtatatgattagccataagtactgcagtaacccacatgtgctaatgatataGTCAAAGgcttcaaaagattcgtctcacagtttccaagtgagttttgaaattagttttttaattagtgtccgaaaaaccctcccgataTCTGGTCAAACCGTTGATgtgacacccaaaattttttgatttgggaactaaacagcccTAAAAAAATGCAACTTATTCTCTGAGaagtcaaataattttaaatttaattatatTAGATGACTAATCAAATGGTATTTATTTTGCAATATAATAATTTTacttaaatttaaaattatttgatttatgaaAAAACCTTATTGCATTCTTTCTGGAGTACCTGGCGCAAACCACATACCTGCTAAGTGTACCTAATAAAAATAAGATTTATTTAGAGAATAGACGGGAGATAACAGATAAGCAAGATGTGACAAGAaatttaataaataaataaagagaAAAACGTACACAAGAATAGGAACGGACAAAATAGGAACAGCAGCTCTGACCTCCGAGGCTCCTCTACTGAGTCGTCTCTTCCCACACGGCCTCAGCGGTGAGCTCGAGCTACCCTGGAGCTGATTGCGTCAGGCAGGTTCGTTCTTCCTTCTGCTTGCAATCGATTATGCTCAACTAAACATGAGGCGTTGTCTCGCCGCCCTGATCTGGGGTAAATCAGTTCATAAGCCTTGGATTCGATCTGTTACTGCTTTGATGCGTCGGAAGCCTCCTGCCTGTCCATGAGCAGCAAGATTTCCAAGCAGACTATATGTGCTCAGAATCTCTCTTGGTTGATTAGCTGGGCAATTTTTGTGCGCGCGGTCCTTGTTTAGAGCAGAAACAGTCACTACCATTTCGGTTCTGTTTGCATCGATCGGAGAACTGATGATGCGCATTTTCTTAACAAAAGAACGgaggaaagttttttttttctaattcgATCTCgttctttggtccaactacccATTCTTAAGGATCTTGAGAATTCCGCCAACTGCTTTGTATCTTAGTTATATCAAGAGCCCAAAGAATCATAGCAAGAAGATCATGGCAGAGCCGAGATCTGGCTCAGGTCAAGCTCAGTCCCTTAAAAAATCAGTGTCCTTCTCTTCTGTGAGGACGGCTAGATCTGAATTTGCATTGTCTTAAATATAGAATGCAATATCAAATGCGATTTTGCTTAACATATAAATATACAAGCTCTAATTCAGCACTGCTACAATGGTGTTTTTCTCTGATTTTTTCTCATACTGTTTTCTCCCTTTCCTACTCATTCACTGATTCACTAATAAAGAGAAACTCTGTTTAATTTGCATTTCGGTGTGATTTCCTGATTAGCATTAAGGCTTGTGTTGATTCTTTCGTTTTGTTCTCAATCTATCtgtgtttttgttttttagTTTGCATCGTTTCCATTAGGTACCTCTCCTATGCAGAACATCAAAATGTATTCATGATCTGCCTGAGTCAATAACGTTGTTCAAACCGTCAGAACACGACCTAGCTTCGCCAGGATGGGTGCACTGTGCTGCAACAACCCCCTGACCATGTATCCTCAAGCAAACTATATGTCTGTATTATTGTGAATTAGAACAGTAACACAGCCTGCACTTAAGAACTCCAGCACCCATCAAGCCGGAACACAAGCATCGACATTCATGCATTTTTGGCTCCACTCTGGTACATGATACAGATACATCTTGACGAAATCATTGTGTTTATGTTCTTGAACAAAATAGGCCATTGTATTTGGGTAGGGTTTCCTCAGCTTTCAATCTCCCAACCATGAACTACATTCTCCCTCCCGGCCCCAAAAAAGCTTAGCTGAAAAAAAAAGCCAGCATTCATCACAGGAAATATATACTTCATATGCAAATTAGAACTTTCTTAATCTCTGTGGAAAAATTATATGCATGATGGTAATGTTAACTGAAAATGTACAGAGGTAATTAACATTTCCATCCTTCCCGCTAGTGAATCTGTGTGCATGCTAACTCTTCCATCCTTCCCACAGCCATCAGAGCTCTGCATCTGATTGTGGGGAAACGACGAACGAACGGGTGATCGATGGATGCGGGCCTGTTGAGTGCATTTGTAAAGAAACTCGTGGCGAGGTTGTTCGTGTTAGCGGAGGAGAAATACAAGCTGTACAagggctttgaagaggatgttCATTTCCTGATGGAAGAGCTTCCTATGATCACGAGTGCCATTGATGAGCAGCTGGCAGGGAAGGATGATCTCACATTGCATTTCAAGGTCAAAGAATTGCACCAATTGGCTCAAGAAATGGAGGACTGCATAGATTGCATCATGTATCGTGCCTCCAAGGAACAGCAACCATGGTACCGTATAAACCACGCACCTGGGAACAGGATAAGAACCCGTTTGCAGTTAGCCAAGGAGATGAAGAGACTCAAGAGAAGGTTGCAGGAAGCCCACCAGCGCAAGGAGAGATACCCAGTGCCCTGTCCGTCCCATCCTGAGCTACCTCCATCGTCCTCGGATCGTCTCATCGCTCAAGAAGATCTGGTCGGCATTGACGCGTCTCTGAAAGAGCTTCTGGAGCACTTGGCGGACGGGAAGGGGGCCCAACGGAATCAGCTGAACGTGATCTCTATCGTTGGGTTTTGTGGATTGGGGAAGACTGTTCTTGCCCAAGAGTTGTACGACAGTGAGGTCGGCAGGCAATTTGAGAAAAGAGCATGGGTTTCCGCTGGGCAGCGGAATCCGGAGGCGCTGTTAATGGAGATTCTCCGGCAAGTGCATGATGAACCACCGTTGGTTAACTCTGATGCCCGCCAGCTTAGCATTGATCTCAGAAACTATCTAAAGACCAAGAGGTAACAAAATTTCAACTTTTTTTGTCTGTTATTTTCATTCATCCCTTTTATATTAATTTGTCGTGCACACCGGATGCATCTCTGCCAATTTAGATGGTGCAACATGATTTGTTCATTTATGTCAGCAAcggatataaatttttttgtgtACAAGAATATTAAAAATGTGTATATCGATCCACAAGTATGTATATATTATCCACACCTAAAATAAGTAGCACgagttaattttttttttactggagAGACAGTATACTATTTCATATATGTGATGCTGAATGCAGTTCAACGTGAAAATTAACACTTCATCTTCCAAAAAGCATTGATTATTGTGGCTGTGGAATAAGGAAACTAATAATATTGTCTCTCTGCCCACaattcaaattttcaatgtAGGTATTTCATTGTAATTGATGACATCCGATCAACGGATCAGTGGAACCGCATAAAATCCGCCTTCCCGCGGCTACAAGATGTTAGTAGCAGAATAGTTGTAACAACGAAATTCCAGTCAGTGGCGAATACCTGCAGCTCTACCAATGGCTACGTGCACAAAATGAGAAGACTTGATGACGAATGCTCAAAGCAGCTGTTACTAAAGGAGTCGTGTCTGCAGGAATGTTCAGATTCCTCGCAGTTGGATCCGAAGGTAATATTGGATAAATGTGATGGTCAACCACTTGCTTTGACTGCCGTGGGCCAATTCATTCAAAGTAGGAACTCAGTTGAGCAACCTGAATGGGAAGGTGTTTGCAAGGACGTACGGTGTCATTTGGACAGCGACGATGCCTTAAAGAGAATGCATCAGGTGCTGACCCATGACTACACCAGCCTTCCAACCCATGAACTCAAGGCTTGCTTGCTATATTTTGCTATGTTCCCCAGTGACCATCGAGTCAGGACGAAAAGGCTGATGAGGCGATGGTTAGCTGAGGGATTTTTGGTACCATCACCTTTATGCAGTGATCCAGCTGCTCAAAGTTTCAGGGAGCTCATGGACCGCAACATCATCCAGTCCATTGATGTAAGCAACAACTTGAAGGTGAAAACATGCAAAACCTATGGCATGATGCACGAGTATGTTGTACGCAAGTCTCTCTCCGAAAACATCATTGCTTTGTTTGATGATGGAAAGATCCAACCGAAACATGCTCGTCGCCTTTCTCTCCATGACAGCAGTATTTCAGATTCCACCAATCTGGAATTTGATCTATCCCATGTCAGATCTCTGACAGTCATTGGGGAGGCAGGTAAAGCTATGTTGGATTTTAAAAAGTATCAGTTACTGAGAGTCTTGGATCTTGAACAATGTACTGACTTGCAAAATGATCATCTCAAAGAAATATGCAACCTATTACTTATAAAATATCTAAGCCTAGGGGGCAAGGTTACATGCCTTACCAAGGAGCTAAAAAAGCTGAAACTTTTGGAGACGCTTGATCTAAGGAGAACATATGTAAAGATCCTACCTCTCGAAGTCATCCAACTGCCCAATTTAATTCATCTCTTTGGAAAGTTCAAGCTTCCAAATAAAGTAGTGCAAAGTAAACTGCACAAGTTTCTTTCTTCAGGACAATTTAAGTTACAGACATTATCAGGATTTCTTGTCGACGAAAGTGAAGGATTTGCAGAGCTTATGGTTCATATGAATAAATTACGAAAGGTGAAGATCTGGTGCGAGTCATCCGCAACAAGTAGTAGCTTGACTAATGTTAAGCAGGCCATACAGAAGTTCATTCATGATGTAAAGGACCCAGCGGATGACCCTCGTTCTTTGTCAGTCCATTTTGAAGGATGCTCCGAAAACTTGCTAGAAGGCTTGGAAGCTCCCTGCTATCTTAGGTCGCTGAAATTACAGGGTAACCTACCGAAATTGCCTGAGTTTGTCACAGCACTTCGTCGACTCAGGGAATTGTGCCTTCAATCAGCTAGATTGACAGCTGATCTTCTAACAGCTTTGGGTAATTTGAAAGACCTGCTGTACCTGAAGCTGGTTGCAGATAAACTTGAAGAGATCACCTTTAGGGACAGGGCATTGCCCAACCTGCTCTGCTTGTGTTTTGTGGTGAAACATCCAACATTTCCGAAGGTTGAAGATGGTGCTCTGCCACTTCTCGTATCACTTCAGCTGCTTTGTGAAAATTTGGATGACCAGTGCGTTGTCCAGATCAAAGGCTTTACACGTCTGAGGGAAGTAGTTCTTTATGATGAACTCAACACTGATGTTAAAGCAAATTGGGTACAGGCAGTTAAGGAACATCAGAACAGGCCAAAAGTTCTTCTGCTCAAAAAGGCTGATCCACCCGAAGGGGCAACTGAAAATGAGATTACAGAATGTTTTGCTATGTCAGAGGGACAAGTACAAAAAACAGGAATCCAAATGCCACCAGAAGAGCCGAAATTTGCTTCCAACAACAAGGGACAGCCAGTGGCTTGTGTTGCTCTAACTGGTTTGCCCATTGCTGGTATTGGCACAGTGTCTTCTTAATCATTTGGGACAATTGCATATATGCCCTAACTATGAATTTGCCCCTTTTTTTCTCACGTTGCTTTATTTCCCCCCTCTTTTTCAAAATGAACTTGTCGTTTGTCTTGTCCCTGTTCTGTGCTGCCTTTTGAGGCTGGCCTATTaaatgatcttttttttttcaaaaagaaaccAGATTGACAATAGAGAAACCACTGGTTTTGTGAAAATTGGTCCAGATATGTTTAAATTTTATCCAATTTTGCTGTCAGAATATACAACTCATGCTGTGGAAATATACCGATGATATTGTCACAATAGGCCCAGATGCAATTTGAAGTGCAAAAGTAGAGGCAATGGAGCAAGCACATAAATGTTTTGTGCTCTCATTTTACGCGGTCAAGTCTCCTAAACAGAGTAGAGGCAAAGAAAATGCTCAGTTTAAAATACAGGGATAACGATGCAAAGTTGAAAAAACAGAAGCAAATGAGTAGCTTAATTCTTACAAATCGGGGCAGATATGCATTTAAGATGCATAGTAtgacaacaatttttttttgttagtgCATAATAAGTTGAACATGGTATGAATTTAAGACC
This genomic interval from Panicum virgatum strain AP13 chromosome 8K, P.virgatum_v5, whole genome shotgun sequence contains the following:
- the LOC120645366 gene encoding protein ALP1-like, yielding MSRRSLSMQLVMDSSSDDDDDDFLLSVTHVAMNADESDDETRHRGSILGHRVLRRDRQAGHHRLYQDYFSDDPTYGHSYFRRRFRMRRTLFVRIWNAVEQHDQYFVQKRNAAGILGLSSLQKITAAFRMLTYGVAADATDDYVRIGESTAIESLRRFVSAVVEVFGDEYLRSPNEDDTTRLLATGENRGFPDMLGSIDCMHWRWKNCPSAWQGMYTGHVHEPTIILEAVADKDLWIWHAFFGMPGSHNDINVLHRSSLFARLAEGQAPEVNYTINNNEYTLGYYLTDGIYPSWATFVKTIPEPQGNKKKYFAAAQEACRKDVERAFGVLQAHFAIVRGPARFWDEDTLGQIMRACVIMHNMIVEDERDEEDDLSFDGVGEKVKISHDRTPELEEFIKNYKNIKDKEIHNQLQDDLIEHLWQHHPDLYK
- the LOC120643745 gene encoding disease resistance protein RGA4-like yields the protein MDAGLLSAFVKKLVARLFVLAEEKYKLYKGFEEDVHFLMEELPMITSAIDEQLAGKDDLTLHFKVKELHQLAQEMEDCIDCIMYRASKEQQPWYRINHAPGNRIRTRLQLAKEMKRLKRRLQEAHQRKERYPVPCPSHPELPPSSSDRLIAQEDLVGIDASLKELLEHLADGKGAQRNQLNVISIVGFCGLGKTVLAQELYDSEVGRQFEKRAWVSAGQRNPEALLMEILRQVHDEPPLVNSDARQLSIDLRNYLKTKRYFIVIDDIRSTDQWNRIKSAFPRLQDVSSRIVVTTKFQSVANTCSSTNGYVHKMRRLDDECSKQLLLKESCLQECSDSSQLDPKVILDKCDGQPLALTAVGQFIQSRNSVEQPEWEGVCKDVRCHLDSDDALKRMHQVLTHDYTSLPTHELKACLLYFAMFPSDHRVRTKRLMRRWLAEGFLVPSPLCSDPAAQSFRELMDRNIIQSIDVSNNLKVKTCKTYGMMHEYVVRKSLSENIIALFDDGKIQPKHARRLSLHDSSISDSTNLEFDLSHVRSLTVIGEAGKAMLDFKKYQLLRVLDLEQCTDLQNDHLKEICNLLLIKYLSLGGKVTCLTKELKKLKLLETLDLRRTYVKILPLEVIQLPNLIHLFGKFKLPNKVVQSKLHKFLSSGQFKLQTLSGFLVDESEGFAELMVHMNKLRKVKIWCESSATSSSLTNVKQAIQKFIHDVKDPADDPRSLSVHFEGCSENLLEGLEAPCYLRSLKLQGNLPKLPEFVTALRRLRELCLQSARLTADLLTALGNLKDLLYLKLVADKLEEITFRDRALPNLLCLCFVVKHPTFPKVEDGALPLLVSLQLLCENLDDQCVVQIKGFTRLREVVLYDELNTDVKANWVQAVKEHQNRPKVLLLKKADPPEGATENEITECFAMSEGQVQKTGIQMPPEEPKFASNNKGQPVACVALTGLPIAGIGTVSS